In the Flavobacterium acetivorans genome, one interval contains:
- the rlmB gene encoding 23S rRNA (guanosine(2251)-2'-O)-methyltransferase RlmB produces the protein MEKEHQIFGIRAIIEAIQAGATVDKVYIQKEASSELMKDLMKVMKRGNINFSYVPVEKLNRLTPNNHQGAVATISPISFFDLETLINTVVENGKKPLFLILDQISDARNFGAIIRTAECTGVNGIIVQKAGSAPVNGDTVKTSAGAVFNIPICKVEHIKDAIFLLQASGIKTVAATEKTDQNIYDISLNEPVAIIMGSEDRGVNPSVLKIIDEKAKLPMFGTIGSLNVSVACGAFLYEAVRQRS, from the coding sequence ATGGAAAAAGAACATCAAATATTTGGGATTAGAGCAATTATCGAAGCGATACAAGCAGGTGCAACAGTAGACAAAGTTTATATTCAAAAGGAAGCGAGCAGCGAACTGATGAAGGACTTAATGAAAGTGATGAAGCGCGGTAATATCAACTTCTCCTATGTTCCTGTTGAAAAACTGAACCGATTGACTCCCAATAACCATCAAGGTGCTGTGGCGACTATCTCTCCTATTTCATTTTTCGACTTAGAAACTTTAATAAATACTGTAGTCGAAAATGGGAAAAAACCTTTGTTTTTAATATTGGATCAAATTTCTGATGCGCGTAATTTTGGCGCTATCATCCGAACTGCGGAGTGTACTGGAGTGAACGGAATCATTGTTCAAAAAGCAGGATCGGCACCGGTAAACGGTGATACCGTGAAAACATCGGCTGGAGCCGTATTTAATATTCCTATTTGTAAAGTAGAACACATCAAAGATGCTATTTTTCTTTTGCAGGCCAGCGGAATAAAAACAGTGGCCGCAACTGAAAAAACAGATCAAAACATATATGATATTTCATTAAATGAACCTGTGGCAATAATTATGGGATCGGAAGACAGAGGAGTAAATCCTTCTGTATTAAAAATTATTGATGAAAAAGCAAAACTACCCATGTTCGGAACTATTGGATCTTTGAATGTTTCGGTTGCTTGTGGCGCTTTTTTATACGAAGCAGTAAGACAAAGAAGTTAA
- a CDS encoding SusD/RagB family nutrient-binding outer membrane lipoprotein — translation MMAVVLVLTSCSDNFGDINTDPNNPSKVSPNLLLPVAQNYSAFAQERNRGNNTLGNMMMYNWSQSDGFSWYTDEFLYLVTSSFYQQNFDYVYTNVLKQYNSLSTLQGDENGYYKAIGNIMKAYHFNILVDTYGDIPYSEALARGGDPTPAYDNAQTIYDDLVVQLSAAIALIDATESNTNIKALIPGADDGIFGGDMLMWKKFANSIKLRMLVRQSSMTGRAAYIQTQLAAITTEGSGYITNDVEVNIGYKASTNQQNPKWDAFGYDVSGTITNNNNATCATDYILDYLTNTNDPRIDYIYEKPATGHLGVMQGLQNYDETVNGVDGLTPEFVSNIGPGILKSASQGAVLYTAAESYFNQAEIDLKFNGGANAKTLYESGIQASFTYLGAGNATTYFSQAKNLVNWNTSTNKLQAIITQKWIAVNGIDAIQSWFDYNRTGYPANLPISALATSANRPVRLAYPASEVTSNGLNLPAQPNAFTAKIFWAN, via the coding sequence ATGATGGCAGTAGTTTTAGTACTGACATCGTGTAGCGATAATTTTGGGGACATTAATACCGACCCAAATAATCCATCGAAAGTTAGTCCCAATTTACTTTTACCAGTTGCACAAAACTACTCAGCGTTTGCTCAAGAACGCAACCGAGGTAACAATACTTTGGGAAATATGATGATGTATAACTGGAGTCAAAGTGACGGTTTTTCTTGGTATACTGATGAATTTTTATATCTTGTTACTTCTTCATTTTACCAACAGAACTTTGACTATGTGTATACTAATGTTTTAAAACAGTATAACTCTTTAAGCACGCTTCAAGGTGATGAAAATGGTTATTATAAGGCAATCGGCAATATTATGAAAGCTTATCACTTCAATATTTTAGTTGATACTTATGGCGATATCCCATACTCTGAAGCCTTAGCCAGAGGTGGTGACCCTACTCCTGCTTACGACAATGCACAAACAATTTACGATGATTTGGTTGTTCAATTATCTGCTGCAATTGCCTTAATTGACGCAACAGAGTCAAATACTAATATCAAAGCATTAATTCCAGGTGCAGATGACGGTATTTTCGGAGGAGATATGTTGATGTGGAAAAAATTCGCTAATTCCATAAAATTAAGAATGTTGGTTCGCCAATCAAGTATGACAGGACGCGCAGCTTATATTCAAACTCAACTTGCTGCTATAACAACCGAAGGATCAGGATACATAACAAATGACGTTGAAGTAAACATTGGATATAAAGCATCTACAAATCAACAAAATCCTAAATGGGATGCATTTGGCTATGATGTTTCTGGAACAATCACAAATAACAATAATGCTACTTGCGCTACTGACTATATTTTGGATTATCTAACAAACACCAATGATCCAAGAATTGATTATATTTATGAAAAACCCGCCACAGGTCATTTAGGTGTAATGCAGGGTTTACAAAATTATGATGAAACCGTAAATGGTGTCGATGGATTAACACCTGAATTTGTCTCTAATATAGGCCCTGGAATTTTAAAATCAGCCTCACAAGGAGCTGTTTTATACACAGCTGCAGAGTCTTATTTTAACCAAGCTGAAATTGATTTAAAATTTAATGGAGGAGCAAATGCCAAAACATTATATGAATCAGGAATCCAAGCCTCATTTACCTATTTAGGAGCTGGAAATGCAACAACATATTTCTCACAAGCTAAAAATTTGGTAAATTGGAACACTTCAACCAATAAACTCCAAGCTATCATTACTCAAAAATGGATTGCAGTTAACGGTATAGATGCTATTCAATCTTGGTTTGATTATAATAGAACCGGTTATCCTGCAAATCTACCAATTTCTGCTCTGGCGACATCAGCTAACAGACCTGTTAGATTGGCATATCCAGCAAGTGAGGTTACTTCAAATGGTTTAAATCTTCCAGCACAGCCAAATGCATTTACAGCTAAAATATTCTGGGCTAATTAA
- a CDS encoding rhomboid family intramembrane serine protease, translating to MSNKHFKFTTAVVGMPLFFVLFLWFVYWLEIRFDYDFVENGIFPRTVSGLQGIVFAPFIHSDLKHLYSNSLPLLVLLAALQFFYRKQSLRVIGYGILFTGIFTWVIGRSSYHIGASGLVYVLVSFIFFKGILTKYYRLIALSLMIIVVYGGMVWFAFPKVDETISWEGHLAGLITGFVLSVLYQTPEFKKAPKYDWEKPDYNPLEDKFMQRFDENGNFVNLPKIEEVAELGGFQSYYISSQEVKYVIISEQKNEPEQEL from the coding sequence ATGAGCAATAAACATTTTAAATTCACGACGGCAGTTGTGGGAATGCCACTTTTTTTTGTGCTGTTCTTATGGTTTGTCTATTGGCTCGAAATTCGATTTGATTACGATTTTGTTGAAAACGGTATTTTTCCAAGAACAGTATCGGGTTTACAAGGAATTGTTTTTGCTCCATTTATTCATTCAGATTTGAAACATCTTTATAGTAATTCATTGCCTTTATTAGTGTTGTTAGCTGCTTTACAGTTTTTTTATCGAAAACAGTCTTTGAGGGTAATTGGATATGGAATTTTATTTACGGGTATCTTTACTTGGGTAATTGGTCGGTCCAGTTATCACATCGGGGCGAGCGGTTTGGTTTATGTTCTGGTCAGTTTTATTTTTTTTAAAGGAATTTTGACCAAATATTATCGATTAATCGCTTTGTCTTTGATGATAATTGTAGTGTATGGAGGGATGGTTTGGTTTGCGTTCCCTAAAGTAGATGAAACTATTTCTTGGGAAGGACATTTAGCTGGTTTAATTACAGGCTTTGTTCTGTCTGTTTTATATCAAACACCGGAGTTTAAAAAAGCTCCAAAATACGATTGGGAAAAACCGGATTATAACCCTTTAGAAGATAAATTCATGCAACGTTTCGATGAAAATGGGAATTTTGTGAATCTCCCAAAAATAGAAGAAGTAGCGGAATTAGGTGGTTTCCAGAGTTACTATATTTCCAGTCAAGAAGTGAAATACGTGATTATCTCAGAACAAAAAAACGAACCAGAACAAGAGCTCTAA
- a CDS encoding replication-associated recombination protein A codes for MEAPLAERIRPQKLQDYISQSHLVGPSGSLTQQIAKGIIPSLILWGPPGTGKTTLAQIIAQESKRPFYILSAINSGVKDIRDVIEKAKQSGGLFTSKNPILFIDEIHRFSKSQQDSLLAAVEKGWITLIGATTENPSFEVIPALLSRCQVYILNAFTKEDLGSLLQRAMKTDVILATKNIELRESEALLRLSGGDGRKLLNIFELVVNASAENEIIITNDRVFELVQQNTVLYDKSGEQHYDIVSAFIKSIRGSDPNGAVYWLARMIEGGEDVKFIARRMLILSSEDIGNANPTAFIMANNTFQAVSTIGYPESRIILSQCAIYLATSPKSNASYLAIGTAQQLVKQTGDLSVPIHLRNAPTKLMKELGYGEEYKYSHDFANNFAEQEFLPNELSNKAIYVPGNNSRENTTREFLKNRWKDKYGY; via the coding sequence ATGGAAGCACCCTTAGCAGAACGCATACGACCACAAAAACTACAAGATTACATCAGTCAATCCCATTTGGTAGGACCAAGCGGTTCTTTAACCCAACAAATTGCAAAAGGAATCATTCCTTCCTTGATTTTATGGGGACCTCCTGGAACTGGAAAAACAACCTTGGCACAAATTATTGCCCAGGAATCCAAACGTCCTTTTTATATTTTGAGCGCCATAAATTCAGGTGTAAAAGACATTCGTGATGTTATTGAAAAAGCAAAGCAAAGTGGCGGATTATTTACATCCAAAAACCCTATTCTTTTTATAGATGAGATTCACCGTTTTAGTAAATCACAACAAGATTCACTTTTGGCGGCTGTAGAGAAAGGATGGATTACCTTGATAGGCGCCACAACAGAAAACCCAAGTTTTGAGGTAATACCCGCTCTTTTATCTCGTTGTCAAGTCTATATTCTAAATGCGTTCACGAAAGAAGATTTAGGATCTTTATTGCAGCGCGCAATGAAAACGGATGTGATTTTAGCAACTAAAAATATTGAATTAAGAGAATCAGAGGCGCTATTGCGACTTTCGGGTGGCGATGGGCGCAAACTATTAAATATTTTTGAACTTGTCGTAAACGCTTCCGCTGAAAACGAAATTATCATCACTAACGACCGTGTTTTTGAATTAGTACAACAAAACACCGTTTTGTATGACAAAAGTGGTGAACAACATTATGATATAGTATCGGCTTTTATAAAATCGATCCGAGGAAGCGATCCAAACGGAGCGGTATATTGGTTGGCAAGAATGATTGAAGGAGGCGAAGATGTAAAGTTTATTGCCCGTAGAATGTTGATTCTTTCCAGCGAAGATATTGGTAACGCCAATCCTACGGCTTTCATTATGGCCAACAATACTTTTCAGGCGGTTTCCACCATTGGTTATCCGGAAAGCCGAATTATACTGAGTCAATGCGCTATTTACCTAGCGACCTCTCCAAAAAGCAATGCTTCTTATTTGGCAATTGGTACTGCTCAGCAATTAGTAAAACAAACTGGCGATTTGTCTGTGCCCATTCATTTGCGAAATGCTCCCACTAAATTAATGAAAGAATTGGGTTATGGCGAAGAATACAAATACTCCCATGATTTCGCCAATAATTTTGCCGAACAAGAATTCTTACCAAATGAATTAAGTAACAAAGCCATCTATGTTCCCGGAAATAATTCTCGCGAAAACACAACTCGTGAATTCCTTAAAAACAGATGGAAAGACAAATATGGATATTAG